One genomic region from Macrobrachium rosenbergii isolate ZJJX-2024 chromosome 1, ASM4041242v1, whole genome shotgun sequence encodes:
- the LOC136839478 gene encoding uncharacterized protein, with protein sequence MTGRTREVADFMERMKIVILGVQETRWKGNKARRIVVDLRCCIVELMKGEDVALGLFLWVAHGKTMVQPKKKWWRLKDQEMRQSFEEKVLHSIRLVDGVNSWWVENITMILRTAKELLGKTSGRGPPNDKESWWWNPDTQDKVIRKREARIMYERDESVENEMAWKITNKVAKRAVARAKAEGINDMYEKVEEIEQLKI encoded by the exons ATGACTGGACGAACTAGGGAGGTGGCAGATTTtatggagagaatgaaaattgTTATCTTGGGTGTGCAAGAGACAAGGTGGAAGGGAAACAAGGCAAGGAGAATTGTAGTGGATTTAAGATGCTGTATAGTGGAACTGATGAAAGGGGAAGATGTGGCATTGGGGTTGTTCTTg TGGGTTGCACACGGGAAAACTATGGTGCAGCCCAAGAAAAAGTGGTGGAGGCTAAAAGACCAAGAGATGAGACAGAGTTTTGAAGAAAAGGTCCTGCACAGCATTAGATTAGTGGATGGTGTGAATAGCTGGTGGGTAGAAAATATCACAATGATACTGAGAACAGCAAAGGAGCTATTAGGGAAAACATCAGGTAGAGGACCACCTAATGATAAGGAGAGCTGGTGGTGGAACCCAGATACTCAAGACAAGGTAATAAGGAAACGAGAAGCAAGGATAATGTATGAAAGGGATGAatctgtggaaaatgaaatggcttggaaaatcacaaataaagtagcaaaaagGGCTGTGgcaagggcaaaggcagaaggAATAAATGACATGTATGAGAAAGTAGAAGAGATAGAGCAACTAAAGATCTGA